One Papaver somniferum cultivar HN1 chromosome 10, ASM357369v1, whole genome shotgun sequence genomic window carries:
- the LOC113319739 gene encoding organelle RRM domain-containing protein 2, mitochondrial-like, translating into MAVRAAKTALLEPRGFNLSRRLFSNFPYSPLSSHATTPTPPPAAEPSTNLFVSGLSKRTTDDGLRKAFAEFGEVLHARVAKDRNSGYSRGFGFVRYATLEEAAAGIAGMDGKFLDGWVIFAEYSRPRPQQPPPHNNGGHGYNTPQSSPRY; encoded by the exons atgGCGGTGAGAGCAGCAAAAACAGCACTTTTGGAACCTCGAGGGTTTAACTTAAGCAGAAGACTTTTCTCAAACTTCCCTTATTCTCCTCTATCATCACATGCTACAACACCTACACCTCCTCCAGCCGCCGAACCTTCTACAAACCTCTTCGTCTCAG GGCTTAGTAAACGTACAACCGACGATGGACTTAGAAAAGCATTTGCAGAGTTCGGTGAAGTCCTTCATG CTAGAGTTGCGAAAGATCGTAACTCGGGATATTCCAGGGGATTTGGTTTTGTAAGATATGCTACTCTGGAAGAGGCTGCAGCGGGTATAGCTGGTATGGATGGCAAG TTTCTGGACGGTTGGGTAATTTTCGCGGAGTACTCAAGACCCAGACCACAGCAACCTCCTCCTCATAACAACGGCGGACATGGTTATAACACACCTCAGTCATCTCCAAGATATTGA